The genomic stretch GTCTTGAACGGGCCCGCGAGCACGCGGTTGGTCGCGCGCAGCGGGGTCCACCATGCCGACTTGCCCTTGAACAGCACCGGCGCCTTGGCGACCACGGCCTTCCACGCCTTGGGCAGCGTATCGACATTCGCACCCCCGGCCACCTGGACCCAGGCGCGCGCGGGCTCGAGCTTCACCGGGTCCTTCTTGGGATCGGGCTTCTTGGCCTTGGGGTCCGGCTTGCCCGCCTTCGCCTTCGAGTCGACCTTGGCGGGATCGGCCTTGGCGACCTCCGGCTTCGGCTTGGGCTCAGGCTTTGGCGGCGCGGGCTTCACGAGTGCCGGCTTCGGCTCAGGCTTCGGTTCAGGCGCCGGGGCGGGCTCGGGCGCCGGCTCGACGCGGACGGGCTCGATGGGGACCCGCGTCACGACTTCCAGTTCCTCGCCGGGGATGGTGAGCTTGCCCATGATCGCCGCGAGCACGCTATCCTCCTGCCCCACCCGCGCGGGCCCCGGCGGCGTCGGCGCGGCGGCGCGCTGCTGCGGCGGGGCCAGTACCGGCTGCGGCTGGGGCTCAGGCAAGGGCTGGACCTGGGCCTGGCGTTCCGGCTGGGGCTGGGCGACTGGCGGCGCGGCCTCGACAGCGCGCGGCTCCGGCGTCGCCGGGCGCGGCTCAGGGGCAGCAGCAGTTGCGCTTGGCGCAGCGGGCTGCGGCACGGACGAAGCTGGAGCCGCCGCGCGCGTCTCCGGCGGTTGCGCAGGCGCGGTTTCGAACCGCAGCGGCCAGGCGGGCTGTTCCCCCGCCCCGCCCTGCCGGAGCGTGGTACGCCGCTCGGGTGCCTGCATTGCACTGCCCGCCAGCCGAACCGGCGCGCGCGTGGTCGAAGGCGCAGGCGTCGGTGCTGGTGTCGGCAGCGGCTGGACCATCGGCTGGGGCGGCGGCGGAACGAATTGCGGCGGCGCGGGAAGCGGCGCAGCGGCCGCTACTTCGACCGGCCTGCGGGCAGCCGCCGTCGCAGCGACCTGCGCCGCGCGCTCGTCGCGCTCGCGTTCGCGCCGGGACCGTCGATCGCGGCCCTTGGCGCTGGAGGCCGGCTGCACCGGCGCCGCGGCGACCTGGACCGGGCGTGCCTCGGGCACATAGCGCGGCAAGGCGGGCGCCAGCCGCGCATCGGCCATCCGCGCCTGGGTCGGCGACAATTCGCCGAAATGCACCGCAAAGGCGCGATCGGCGGGCGACAGCGTCCCCAGCCGACGAAAAAAGGGCGCGAGCGCCTGGCCCATCGTGCCCGGCATCATGCTCGCGGCGATCCGCTCGGCGCCTGCGACATCGCCGTTCATCGCCATGATGAAAGCCCGCGCACGCCACGCCGCCCGATCGCTCTTGCGCAGCAGCGGATCGAGTTGCGCCATCGCCGCATCGACTCGCCCCGTGCTGCCCAGCGACAGCGCATAGCGCCGCTGCGTCTCCTCGCTACGGTCGCCGCTCGCCATCGCCAGCGCATAGTCGCGCTGCGCAAGGTCGGGCGAGCCGAGCAGGTCATAGGCAAAGCCGCGATCGGCGGCATAGTCGCGCACCGGGACGCCGCGCGCCTCCGCGCCCTGGAACAGCCGCAGCGCCTCGCCCGGGCGCTCCAGCCGGACGAGCGCCGATCCCCTGCCCGCCAGGATGCGCGGATTGCTCGGGTCGACCGTTTCGGCGCGCTGGAAAAAGGCGAGTGCGGCGGAGGTATCCCCCAGCCGGGCGCTCAACACCCCCGCGGTCAGCAGCGCGTTGACGTCGCGCGGATCGGCGGCAAGCGCGCGCACCTGCTCGGCGAGCCGGTCGGCATCGGGATTGGGCGCGGCGACGATCTCGGTCTGCGCGCGAACGGGACACACCCCGGTAGCGGCCAGCATCAGGCCGAGCGCCAACGCGCGCGAAGTGCGAATCCGGTTCATGTCGGCCCAGCCTAAACGCCTCAAACGATGAACCGCCAATAACCCATCGCCGGCGGCTCGCCAAAGCGAGGCACGCCGGCGATGAATGCCGTTACTGGTTGTTCTGGCTGCGCAGGAACCGCGGAATATCGAGCGGATCCTTGTCGTCGTCATCGGACTTGGCCGCACCACGCGACGCGGATGCCATCCGCTCGAACAACGTGCCCCCCGAACGCCGGGCCGGCTTGGCCTCGGGCGCGGCCGGCTCGTCCTCGCCGCCGGTCAGCCAGCGACGGCGGCTGCCATATTCGGGCGCGGGCGGGGCTGCGGGCTCGGGTGCCGCCGGTGCCGGCGGCACCATCGCCGCTTCCTCGCCGAGCAGCAGTTCGTCGGCCTCGGGCACATCGTCGAAGCGCGCCACGGGCTCGGGCTGCGGCTCGGGCACATAGGGCTCGGGGATGCGCGGCGCTTCGGCGATCGGCTCGGGCGCGGGGGCCGGGGCAGGCTCGGCATAGCCCGATGCCGGTGCGGCGGGCGGCGCGGAGTCGGCGGCGGCGGTGCGGCGCGGCGTCGCGAAGGAGAAGACGCGCGGCTGCTCGGCGGCCACCGGCGCGGGCTTGGCCTGCGCGTCGGCATCGATCCCCGTGGCGACCACCGACACGCGGATGCGGCCTTCCAGATCGGGGTTGAACGCCGATCCCCAGATGATGTTCGCGTCGGGATCGACCAGCTCGCGGATATGGTTCGCGGCTTCGTCGACTTC from Sphingomonas hengshuiensis encodes the following:
- a CDS encoding tetratricopeptide repeat protein, producing the protein MNRIRTSRALALGLMLAATGVCPVRAQTEIVAAPNPDADRLAEQVRALAADPRDVNALLTAGVLSARLGDTSAALAFFQRAETVDPSNPRILAGRGSALVRLERPGEALRLFQGAEARGVPVRDYAADRGFAYDLLGSPDLAQRDYALAMASGDRSEETQRRYALSLGSTGRVDAAMAQLDPLLRKSDRAAWRARAFIMAMNGDVAGAERIAASMMPGTMGQALAPFFRRLGTLSPADRAFAVHFGELSPTQARMADARLAPALPRYVPEARPVQVAAAPVQPASSAKGRDRRSRRERERDERAAQVAATAAARRPVEVAAAAPLPAPPQFVPPPPQPMVQPLPTPAPTPAPSTTRAPVRLAGSAMQAPERRTTLRQGGAGEQPAWPLRFETAPAQPPETRAAAPASSVPQPAAPSATAAAPEPRPATPEPRAVEAAPPVAQPQPERQAQVQPLPEPQPQPVLAPPQQRAAAPTPPGPARVGQEDSVLAAIMGKLTIPGEELEVVTRVPIEPVRVEPAPEPAPAPEPKPEPKPALVKPAPPKPEPKPKPEVAKADPAKVDSKAKAGKPDPKAKKPDPKKDPVKLEPARAWVQVAGGANVDTLPKAWKAVVAKAPVLFKGKSAWWTPLRATNRVLAGPFKTAGEAQAFVNSIAKSGLSGFVFTSEAGQKITRLEVK